CTCACCCTCGGCTACAACACGATCTCCCTCACCGTGAACACCCACAGCGTCGGCGGCGCCGTCACCGAGCTCGACCTCAAGCTCGCCCGCAGGGTGGAGGCACTCGCTCCGGGACATGGCGCACACTGATCCGCATGCTGGACTACGACAAGGAAGCCGACGCATACGACGCCAGCAGGGGCGGTGAGCCCAGAGCGGCCGCCGCCGCGGACGCCGTACTCGGCCTCGTCCCCGACGATGCGCGGGCCCTGCTCGACGTCGCGTGCGGCACCGGAATCGTCACGCGCCGCCTCGCCGCCGCCCGCCCGACACTCCGGGTGACGGGCGCGGACGCCGCGCAGGGCATGGCCCGGATGGCGGCGGCACGGCTCCCGGGCGCGGTGGTCCGCGCCGACAGCCGCCGACTGCCCTTCCCCGACGCCTCGTTCGACGCCGTCACCAGCGTCTGGCTGCTCCATCTGGTCGACGGCGCCGAGGACGTCCGCGCCATCGTCGCCGAGTGCGCGCGGGTCCTGCGCCCGGGCGGCGTGTACGTCACCACCGTCGACAAGGCCGCCGCGCACGACGTGGGCAGCGACATCGACGCCGTACTCGCCTCCCGCCCGCGCCGCCCCGCCCAGGACCGCACCGAGGACGTCGAGGCGTACGCCGTCGAGCACGGCCTGGCCCCGACCGGTCGGGCTCGTTTCCCGGGCCGCGGCCAGGGCCGCAGCCCGCGCAGCACGGTGGCGGACCTGCGCCGCGGCTGGTTCACCCGGATCGCCCCGGACGACCCGCTGGTCGAGCGTTTCGTCACGCTGCTCGAAGCGTTGCCCGATCAGGAAGTCCCGCGCCCCGACCCGCAGTTCGCTCTCCGCGCGTTCAGGAAGATCCCCGCCGCGCGAACTCCATGACCCAGTTGGTCACCCACGTCTTCTCCCCGTCCACGGAGAAGGCCTGCTCCCAGCGAGCCGTGGTCGGGGAGATCCCCGACCAGACGAACCGCACCCGCACGTCCTTCCCGTCGTGCGTGTCGTCGCCGTGGAACTCGCCGCGCCCGTCGGGCCCGAACCGCCCCACCACCGGCGGAAACAGCTTCCCGCTGCGGCTCGACGACCAGTTCAGCGACCACATCCGCGCCGCCGGGTCGAAGAGCCGCAGGGTGAGCCCCTGCCAGCCCTCACCGGGCACCGTCATCTCGTCGATGTTCGCGGCGCCGTCGAACAGGCTCCAGCAGCGGTTCGTGGCCTCGAACTCCTCCCAGCCGCTGTCGGGGTCGAGGTAGTCGCTCAGACGCCGGTGGTGGACGTCCCACTCGCCGTGGAAGAAGTCGAAGTCGTGCGCGCTGCTCATGAGCGGTCTCCCGTCGTGCCCTCGGGGAGGGAGTCGGCGAGGTAGGCGTCGAGGTCGGGGGCGTCGGGCGCGAGCATGTGCCGCACCCAGGCGTCGCGTTCGTGCAGGATCGGCGGCAGCTCCCAGACGCAGCCGATCCAGGGGAGGTCGGGTGTGATGAAGTGCGTGGGGTCCCGGTCCGGGCAGCCCAGGACCGGCTGGCCCGCCGACGCGCCGCGGAAGTGCAGGACGTTGTCCCACACCCAGCTGTACGCGTTGAGGTAGGCGCCGTCGTCGCCGCCCCGGTGCAGTACGACGAAGGTCGCGGGCGGTGTGCCGTCGGGCTCCGGCAGCAGTTTCGGCAGCATCGCGTACGCCGCCGCCTCGACGTCGGGTGCGATACCGGCCGGGTCCGCGGTGACGTGGTAGCGCTTGATCCGTCGCCCCGCCACCTCGATGGGCGGCGGCACGGTCAGTAGTTTCTCCCTGAAGCCGGAGGAGTTCGGTTCGTTCCGTTCGGTCGAGGAGTTCGAGGAGTTCGGCAAGGTCGTGGAAGCCATGACGCGCACGCTAGGCGGACTTCACTGACATCCTGTGTCAGTGAAGTCCAGCCGACTCGTCTCGATCCTCCTGCTGCTCCAGACCCGCGGCCGGATGACCGCCGCGGACCTCGCCGAGGAACTCGACGTCTCGGTGCGCACGGTCTACCGGGACGTCGAGGCACTGAGCGCGGCGGGCGTTCCGCTGTACGGCGACGCGGGGCACGCCGGCGGCTACCGCCTCCTCGACGGCTACCGCACCCGTCTCACCGGCCTCACGGAGGGGGAGGCCGAAGCCCTCTTCCTCGCCGGCGTCCCCGGCCCCGCCGCCGAGTTGGGCCTCGGTCCGGTCCTGGCCGCCGCCCAGCTGAAGGTACGCGCCGCCCTCCCGCGCGAACTGCGCACGCACGCCGACCGGATCAGCGGCCGCTTCCACCTGGACGCCCCCGGCTGGTACGCGGACGCCGACGACACCCCGCACCTCCCCGCAGTCGCCGACGCCGTCTGGAACGCGCGGGTGCTGCACGTCCTGTACCGCCGCTGGCGCGAGCCCACGGATGTGCGGCGCCGCCTGGAACCGTACGGCCTGGTCCTGAAGGCGGGCCGCTGGTACGTCGTCGCGGGCCCCGGTCCGCGCACCTTCCGCGTCGACCAGATTCTCGAACTCGCCGCGACGGAGGAGGAGTTCAGCCGCCCGGAGACGTTCGACCTGGCCGCGTACTGGACGGCGTACCAACGGGAGTTCCACGACCGGCTGCGCCGCGCCGAGGCCGTGATACGGATCGCGCCGGGAACCGTTCTCACCGGCCCGGCGGCCCGGGCCGTCGAGGTCGACGGCCGTGTGGATCAGGATGGTTGGACGCGCGCCACCGTCCCCATCGAGTCCATCGACCAGGCCCACGACGCATTCCTCGGACTGGGCGCGGCGATCGAGGTGCTGGAGCCCGCCGCACTGCGGGAGCGCATCGCGCGCACGGTGGCGGCACTGGTCCGCCTGTACGCGTAGAGAGCGATTGCGCGCAGGTGTCCCAGGACGGCAACTCCTTTGCCCGCCACGGCACCTGAGGAGACAGAACCAGTCTGTCCTCCCAGGAGGCAACCATCGTGCAGCACCCGCACAGGCAGCACCGCGGACGCGCCATCGGCTCGGCCCTGGTGACCACGGCCGCCCTGATCGCCGCCGGGCTCACCGCCCTCGGCACCGGCACCGCGCAGGCGGCCACCGGCCGCCAGGTGGAGGCCCTCGACCGGGGCGTCGTCAGCGAGTGCCGGCGTCTTCTCGGGGGCGTTCCCCTTGCCGCTGCCCGGCGAAGCGGAAGCTGTCGGCTTGTCTGCCATC
This portion of the Streptomyces mirabilis genome encodes:
- a CDS encoding YafY family protein, with amino-acid sequence MKSSRLVSILLLLQTRGRMTAADLAEELDVSVRTVYRDVEALSAAGVPLYGDAGHAGGYRLLDGYRTRLTGLTEGEAEALFLAGVPGPAAELGLGPVLAAAQLKVRAALPRELRTHADRISGRFHLDAPGWYADADDTPHLPAVADAVWNARVLHVLYRRWREPTDVRRRLEPYGLVLKAGRWYVVAGPGPRTFRVDQILELAATEEEFSRPETFDLAAYWTAYQREFHDRLRRAEAVIRIAPGTVLTGPAARAVEVDGRVDQDGWTRATVPIESIDQAHDAFLGLGAAIEVLEPAALRERIARTVAALVRLYA
- a CDS encoding class I SAM-dependent methyltransferase encodes the protein MLDYDKEADAYDASRGGEPRAAAAADAVLGLVPDDARALLDVACGTGIVTRRLAAARPTLRVTGADAAQGMARMAAARLPGAVVRADSRRLPFPDASFDAVTSVWLLHLVDGAEDVRAIVAECARVLRPGGVYVTTVDKAAAHDVGSDIDAVLASRPRRPAQDRTEDVEAYAVEHGLAPTGRARFPGRGQGRSPRSTVADLRRGWFTRIAPDDPLVERFVTLLEALPDQEVPRPDPQFALRAFRKIPAARTP